A segment of the Synechococcus sp. MEDNS5 genome:
CATCTGTGGCGAACCACTGGAGCTGGAGATCTGCATGGTGGCGAGCTTATGGAGAAACGCTAAAGAGAAAAACGAAGCGGGCGGTCAGTCACACGGTCGGGCTTAAGAATCTGAATCCGTTGTGTCTGCGTCTTCCAACGCATCCATCAGCGTCGAAGTCAGGCTGTTGTCGGCAAGCTCGTCGTAGAGAAGGTCTAAGCCGATCAGCACCCGCTCGCGGTCGGACAGATCCCCGATGATGCGGCGAACCGGTGGAGGAAGGATTTTGGAGAGCGTCGGTGTCGCCAGAATCTTGTCTTCTTCCGCCAGCTGTGGGTTCTTGAGCACATCAATCACTTTCAGGGCATAGACGCCCTTGAATTCGGTCTCAAGAATGTTGCGCAGGGTTTTCAGTGCACGCATCGAGTTCGGCGTATTCCCAGCCACGTACAGCTTGAGGATGTAGGTCTTACGTGGGCTCATGAGGACATCTCCGAATCCATCAGGGAGCGGCGTTGCTCTGAAGAAACCGCCAAAGCGACCTCGGGGGGGATGGAGCGTCGATACATCTCGCAGAGATGGGCCATGACGTCGAGCAGAGCGAGCCGATAGTCCTGCAGAAAATCGTTCTTATGCCCTTCAAGTTTGAGTTGCTTCCAGAACTCGTCAATCAGATTCATGTGGATCTCCACAGTGCGGGTGATGGGAAGGTCTCCAAAGAAGGCCGTATTCACGAAACTCTCCAGGGCCTGGTTGGCAGCGGCCGGATCACGGAAGTAACTGATCAGAAGATCGCGGTACGTGCGCTGCAAGGACTGCACCAGCTCCCGCTGCTCATCCGGGGGGAGATTGGCCAGAAAACGGGAAGGATCCCGTTTGTAAAAGACACCCAGATAGCCCAGGCGCTCCTGAAGACGACTCGACAGCTTCCACGCACTGCTCTGCGCTGAGGGCAGTGCGCTCGCATCCGACTCATCCTCCGGTCTTGCTTCTTTCTGGCCCTGACGCAGAAAGCGGGAAATAGCAGCGTCCACGTTGTATCCCAGCTGCTCGAGCTGATCGACGGGAAGATGCACCTCCTCCGGGTGGTAATCGACCCGGCCCATCAGTTCCCCGACCACCACTGCAGGGAAGAGCAGCCCTTCGCGACGCAGGCCTTCGCGGGTGCTCTCGTCGAGAAGAGACTGCTCGATGACCACCGCATCCACCGCTTCACGCTGGTGAGACAGCACCTCCAGAAGTCCTTCCCCCGAGGCGGCCTGATGCAGATCCACAGGTTTATACCGATTCACCGGCAACCACTGGCCACAGGCATCCACAAGCTCCTTCGTGGTGAGCAACAAGGCGATCGTGAGTGCCGGACGGGCCATCCACCGCGTAAGTGTCCTGAGTTGAATCTTGACGAAGGGTGCTGCGAAGGCCGAAGATCTTTGTTTGTCTTTCGATTGCGGTTCAGGCCAAATCGGTTCGCCGAGCCTGACTGCGTCCTTTCGTTCCATGGCCGAAACCAGCACCAGCCGATCCGATGCTCCCGACACCGGGACCTACGCCATCGTTGAGGCCTCGGGCCAGCAGTTCTGGCTGCAACCCAACCGTTATTACGATCTCGACCGCCTTCAGGCCGAGGTCGACACCACGATCACTCTCGACAACGTGCTCCTTGTGAAGGACTCCAAGGGAGCCACCCTTGGCAAGCCTTATGTGAAGGATGCCAGCGTTGAACTGAAGGTGATGGCCCATCGCCGTGGGCCCAAGGTGATCGTCTACAAAATGCGACCCAAAAAGAAAACGCGTCGTAAGAATGGTCACAGGCAGGAACTCACCCGGGTGATGGTTCAGTCCATCTCCGTCGGCGGCAAGTCCATCAGCTGACTCGAATCACCCTTAGCCCCTCACGATTTTCACCACCACCCCATGGCACATAAGAAAGGCACAGGTTCAACCCGTAACGGACGCG
Coding sequences within it:
- the kaiB gene encoding circadian clock protein KaiB, which codes for MSPRKTYILKLYVAGNTPNSMRALKTLRNILETEFKGVYALKVIDVLKNPQLAEEDKILATPTLSKILPPPVRRIIGDLSDRERVLIGLDLLYDELADNSLTSTLMDALEDADTTDSDS
- the rplU gene encoding 50S ribosomal protein L21, producing MAETSTSRSDAPDTGTYAIVEASGQQFWLQPNRYYDLDRLQAEVDTTITLDNVLLVKDSKGATLGKPYVKDASVELKVMAHRRGPKVIVYKMRPKKKTRRKNGHRQELTRVMVQSISVGGKSIS
- a CDS encoding circadian clock protein KaiA, which produces MARPALTIALLLTTKELVDACGQWLPVNRYKPVDLHQAASGEGLLEVLSHQREAVDAVVIEQSLLDESTREGLRREGLLFPAVVVGELMGRVDYHPEEVHLPVDQLEQLGYNVDAAISRFLRQGQKEARPEDESDASALPSAQSSAWKLSSRLQERLGYLGVFYKRDPSRFLANLPPDEQRELVQSLQRTYRDLLISYFRDPAAANQALESFVNTAFFGDLPITRTVEIHMNLIDEFWKQLKLEGHKNDFLQDYRLALLDVMAHLCEMYRRSIPPEVALAVSSEQRRSLMDSEMSS